A window of the Lactuca sativa cultivar Salinas chromosome 5, Lsat_Salinas_v11, whole genome shotgun sequence genome harbors these coding sequences:
- the LOC111878839 gene encoding 1-aminocyclopropane-1-carboxylate oxidase 3: MENDFPLINLEKLNGEERGATMEKIKDACENWGFFELVNHGISHELLDIVERMTKDHYKKSMEERFNEMVAEKELEGVKTEVNNIDWESTFFLRHLPTSNISQIPDLEDEYRNLMKDFAGKLEKLAEELLDLLCENLGLEKGYLKKAFHGSKGPNFGTKVSNYPPCPTPDLIKGLRAHTDAGGIILLFQDDKVSGLQLLKDGEWIDVPPMRHSIVINLGDQIEVITNGRYKSVMHRVMAQTDGTRMSIASFYNPGNDAVIYPAKALLVEKEQKVYPGFVFDDYMKLYAGMKFQAKEPRFEAMKASAEANVKC, from the exons ATGGAGAACGACTTCCCTTTGATCAACTTGGAGAAGCTGAATGGTGAAGAAAGAGGAGCCACCATGGAGAAGATTAAGGATGCTTGCGAGAACTGGGGATTCTTTGAG TTAGTGAACCATGGGATTTCACATGAACTACTCGACATTGTGGAAAGAATGACAAAAGACCACTACAAGAAATCTATGGAGGAAAGGTTCAACGAAATGGTGGCAGAAAAGGAGTTAGAAGGTGTTAAGACAGAAGTTAACAACATCGACTGGGAGAGCACTTTCTTCCTGCGACATCTCCCCACCTCCAATATCTCTCAAATCCCTGATCTTGAGGATGAATACAG GaatttaatgaaggattttgCTGGTAAACTAGAAAAGTTGGCTGAGGAACTTTTGGACTTGTTGTGTGAGAATCTTGGATTGGAGAAAGGGTACCTAAAGAAAGCATTTCATGGGTCAAAAGGTCCAAATTTTGGAACCAAAGTTAGCAACTACCCACCATGTCCTACCCCAGATTTGATCAAGGGACTTAGAGCACATACGGATGCTGGTGGCATTATTTTGCTCTTTCAAGATGATAAAGTCAGTGGACTTCAGCTCCTCAAGGATGGTGAATGGATTGATGTTCCACCCATGCGACATTCCATTGTCATCAACCTTGGAGACCAGATTGAG GTGATTACCAATGGAAGATACAAGAGTGTGATGCACAGAGTTATGGCTCAAACAGATGGAACAAGAATGTCAATTGCATCTTTCTACAACCCCGGGAATGATGCTGTGATTTATCCAGCAAAAGCACTGTTGGTGGAGAAAGAACAAAAGGTTTATCCAGGCTTTGTGTTTGATGATTACATGAAGCTATATGCTGGCATGAAGT